In Mongoliitalea daihaiensis, one DNA window encodes the following:
- the hisIE gene encoding bifunctional phosphoribosyl-AMP cyclohydrolase/phosphoribosyl-ATP diphosphatase HisIE — protein MSDLTIDFQKVDNLVPAIIQDVNSNVVLMLGYMNQEALDITMKTKKVTFFSRTKNRLWTKGETSGNFLHVVSLTVDCDNDTILIKARPEGPVCHTGDDTCFSEVNTSKTFFIDVLRKIIKSRKVESSDKSYTASLFAKGINKVAQKVGEEAVELVIESKDDNKELFMGEAADLLFHYLVLLEAKGYELDEVMEVLIQRHQK, from the coding sequence ATGAGTGATTTAACAATAGACTTTCAAAAAGTGGATAACCTGGTTCCTGCCATCATTCAGGATGTAAATTCGAATGTGGTATTGATGTTGGGATACATGAATCAGGAAGCATTGGATATTACGATGAAAACCAAAAAAGTAACCTTTTTTTCCAGAACCAAAAATAGGTTATGGACCAAAGGTGAGACTTCAGGAAATTTTTTACATGTGGTTTCTTTGACTGTGGATTGTGATAATGATACGATTTTGATTAAAGCGAGGCCGGAAGGTCCCGTTTGCCATACGGGAGATGATACCTGTTTTTCTGAAGTGAATACCAGTAAAACATTTTTTATAGATGTGCTACGCAAAATTATTAAATCACGAAAAGTAGAGTCTTCTGATAAATCATACACTGCTTCTTTATTTGCTAAAGGAATCAATAAAGTAGCCCAGAAAGTAGGAGAAGAGGCAGTTGAATTGGTTATTGAGTCCAAGGATGACAACAAAGAACTTTTTATGGGAGAGGCTGCAGATTTGTTATTCCATTATTTGGTCCTTCTTGAAGCCAAAGGGTATGAGTTGGATGAGGTGATGGAGGTTTTAATACAGAGGCATCAAAAATAA
- a CDS encoding GIY-YIG nuclease family protein: protein MLFYVYILQSEKDKIYYVGVSSNPEERLEKHNRPHKGYTARKQPWVLLYTEAYATKTEALKRENYIKSQKSREFIENLISSSSAG, encoded by the coding sequence ATGTTATTTTATGTTTACATACTTCAATCCGAAAAGGATAAGATCTATTATGTAGGTGTTTCATCGAATCCAGAGGAACGGCTAGAAAAGCATAATCGCCCTCATAAGGGGTATACTGCGAGAAAACAGCCTTGGGTTTTGCTTTATACTGAGGCATATGCTACAAAAACTGAGGCACTGAAAAGAGAAAATTATATCAAATCACAGAAAAGTAGGGAGTTTATAGAAAATTTAATCAGTAGTAGTTCAGCTGGTTAG
- a CDS encoding GIY-YIG nuclease family protein, translating into MLFYVYILQSEKDKSFYVGVSSNPEERLEKHNRPHKGYTARKQPWVLLYTECYATKTEALKRENYIKSQKSREFIENLISSSSAG; encoded by the coding sequence ATGTTATTTTATGTTTACATACTTCAATCCGAAAAGGATAAGAGCTTTTATGTAGGTGTTTCATCGAATCCAGAGGAACGGCTAGAAAAGCATAATCGCCCTCATAAGGGGTATACTGCGAGAAAACAGCCTTGGGTTTTGCTTTATACTGAGTGCTATGCTACAAAAACTGAGGCACTGAAAAGAGAAAATTATATCAAATCACAGAAAAGTAGGGAGTTTATAGAAAATTTAATCAGTAGTAGTTCAGCTGGTTAG
- a CDS encoding UDP-glucuronic acid decarboxylase family protein: MKRILVTGGAGFLGSHLCDKLIEEGNEVLCMDNFFTGSRSNIHHLLDNKNFELLRHDVTHPTYVEVDEIYNLACPASPVHYQFDPVQTTKTSVLGAINMLGLAKRLKIKILQASTSEVYGDPEIHPQPESYKGSVNPIGIRACYDEGKRCAETLFFDYHRQHKTKIKVMRIFNTYGPRMNPNDGRVVSNFIVQSLKGQDITMYGDGMQTRSFCYVDDNIDGMYKLMNSRDGFTGPVNIGNPGEFTMLELAQKIIEITNSKSKITFLPLPQDDPMQRRPVIDLAKKELDWEPKIKLEDGLVKTIAYFESIL, encoded by the coding sequence ATGAAGAGAATATTAGTAACAGGAGGAGCAGGTTTTTTAGGAAGTCACCTCTGCGATAAATTAATAGAAGAAGGTAATGAAGTTTTATGCATGGACAACTTCTTTACTGGAAGTAGGAGTAATATTCACCATCTACTAGATAATAAAAATTTTGAGCTTTTAAGACATGATGTAACGCATCCTACATATGTTGAAGTAGATGAAATTTATAACCTTGCTTGTCCAGCCAGCCCAGTGCATTACCAATTTGATCCCGTTCAGACGACAAAAACATCCGTATTAGGGGCAATAAATATGCTAGGATTAGCTAAAAGACTTAAAATCAAGATACTTCAAGCAAGTACCTCAGAAGTTTATGGGGATCCTGAAATACATCCACAACCAGAGTCCTATAAAGGAAGCGTCAACCCTATTGGAATTAGAGCTTGTTATGATGAAGGTAAAAGATGTGCTGAAACGTTATTTTTTGATTACCATAGGCAGCATAAAACAAAAATTAAAGTCATGAGGATATTCAATACTTATGGCCCAAGAATGAACCCTAATGATGGTCGAGTAGTAAGTAACTTTATAGTACAGTCTTTAAAAGGTCAAGACATAACGATGTATGGTGATGGAATGCAAACAAGAAGTTTCTGCTATGTTGATGATAATATAGATGGAATGTATAAACTAATGAATAGCAGAGATGGATTTACAGGTCCAGTAAACATCGGTAATCCTGGAGAATTCACCATGCTGGAATTAGCACAAAAAATAATAGAAATTACAAACAGTAAGAGTAAAATTACATTTTTACCTTTACCTCAAGATGACCCTATGCAAAGAAGACCTGTCATTGATCTTGCAAAAAAAGAACTGGATTGGGAGCCCAAGATCAAACTAGAAGATGGACTTGTTAAAACAATTGCTTACTTCGAATCAATACTCTAA
- a CDS encoding GIY-YIG nuclease family protein, with protein MLFYVYILQSEKDKSYYVGVSSNPEERLEKHNRPHKGYTARKQPWVLLYTEAYATKTEALKRENYIKSQKSREFIENLISGSSAG; from the coding sequence ATGTTATTTTATGTTTACATACTTCAATCCGAAAAGGATAAGAGCTATTATGTAGGTGTTTCATCGAATCCAGAGGAACGGCTAGAAAAGCATAATCGTCCTCATAAGGGGTATACTGCGAGAAAACAGCCTTGGGTTTTGCTTTATACTGAGGCATATGCTACAAAAACTGAGGCACTGAAAAGAGAAAATTATATCAAATCACAGAAAAGTAGGGAGTTTATAGAAAATTTAATCAGTGGTAGTTCAGCTGGTTAG
- the galE gene encoding UDP-glucose 4-epimerase GalE → MKQKILITGGAGYIGSHTAVALVHAGFEPIILDNFCTSEKSAITGLSKIIGFTPIVIEGDCNDPQVIESVFTNHEIQGIIHFAAFKAVGESTKLPLKYYHNNIGSLVLLLQSMEKFGVKNLVFSSSCTVYGEPKILPATEDTPRQDAESPYGNTKKICEDILVDVTKSQKGNKIISLRYFNPIGAHPSSEIGELPIGVPANLVPFITQTAIGKRERLTIFGDDYDTLDGTCVRDYIHVMDLADAHVKALSYLAKQEDNFFDILNVGTGNGNTVLEVVKTFEKVSGQNLNYQIGPRRPGDVVKTWASTEKITRVLGWKPQFTLEDSLRDAWNWELKLAKR, encoded by the coding sequence ATGAAACAAAAGATTTTAATAACTGGAGGTGCTGGTTATATTGGTTCCCACACAGCTGTTGCACTTGTTCATGCAGGTTTTGAGCCTATCATTTTAGATAATTTTTGTACTAGTGAAAAGTCAGCTATTACAGGTTTATCAAAGATCATCGGATTTACTCCAATTGTAATTGAAGGAGACTGCAATGACCCACAAGTGATTGAATCCGTATTTACTAATCATGAAATTCAAGGAATCATTCACTTTGCAGCATTTAAAGCTGTCGGGGAAAGTACCAAACTTCCTCTCAAATATTATCATAATAATATTGGGTCGCTTGTATTACTATTGCAATCGATGGAGAAGTTTGGGGTTAAAAACTTAGTTTTTTCATCCTCTTGCACAGTCTACGGTGAACCAAAAATTCTTCCAGCGACCGAAGACACACCAAGACAAGATGCTGAAAGTCCGTATGGAAATACTAAAAAGATATGTGAGGATATTTTGGTAGATGTTACAAAGTCTCAAAAAGGAAATAAAATAATTTCCTTAAGATATTTCAATCCAATAGGAGCTCATCCATCGTCTGAAATAGGAGAATTACCCATAGGTGTTCCAGCAAACCTGGTTCCATTTATAACACAGACGGCAATAGGTAAACGAGAAAGGCTAACGATTTTTGGAGATGATTATGACACGCTTGATGGAACTTGTGTCCGTGATTATATTCATGTAATGGATCTAGCAGATGCCCATGTCAAAGCGCTGTCGTATTTAGCTAAACAAGAGGATAACTTTTTTGACATTTTGAATGTAGGTACGGGTAATGGAAATACTGTATTAGAGGTAGTGAAAACTTTTGAGAAGGTTTCAGGTCAAAATTTAAATTATCAAATTGGTCCAAGAAGGCCGGGAGATGTTGTAAAAACATGGGCAAGTACTGAAAAAATAACACGTGTTTTGGGTTGGAAACCTCAGTTTACTTTAGAGGATTCCTTGAGAGATGCTTGGAATTGGGAATTGAAACTTGCAAAAAGGTAA
- a CDS encoding GIY-YIG nuclease family protein codes for MLFYVYILQSEKDKSYYVGVSSNPEERLEKHNRPHKGYTARKQPWVLLYTEAYATKTEALKRENYIKSQKSREFIENLISSSLAG; via the coding sequence ATGTTATTTTATGTTTACATACTTCAATCCGAAAAGGATAAGAGCTATTATGTAGGTGTTTCATCGAATCCAGAGGAACGGCTAGAAAAGCATAATCGCCCTCATAAAGGGTATACTGCGAGAAAACAGCCTTGGGTTTTGCTTTATACTGAGGCATATGCTACAAAAACTGAGGCACTGAAAAGAGAAAATTATATCAAATCACAGAAAAGTAGGGAGTTTATAGAAAATTTAATCAGTAGTAGTTTAGCTGGTTAG
- a CDS encoding GIY-YIG nuclease family protein — protein MVFSVYILQSEKDKSFYVGVSSNPEERLEKHNRPHKGYTARKQPWVLLYTEAYATKTEALKRENYIKSQKSREFIENLISGSSAG, from the coding sequence ATGGTCTTTTCTGTTTATATACTTCAATCCGAAAAGGATAAGAGCTTTTATGTGGGTGTTTCATCGAATCCAGAGGAACGGCTAGAAAAGCATAATCGTCCTCATAAGGGGTATACTGCGAGAAAACAGCCTTGGGTTTTGCTTTATACTGAGGCATATGCTACAAAAACTGAGGCACTGAAAAGAGAAAATTATATCAAATCACAGAAAAGTAGGGAGTTTATAGAAAATTTAATCAGTGGTAGTTCAGCTGGTTAG